One genomic segment of Arthrobacter sp. JZ12 includes these proteins:
- a CDS encoding HGxxPAAW family protein, translating into MAKTAPETHENDTPMVEHAAAHDETIGHGNSPAAWTCVFVMLAGAALSSFAYILASTEGNKDFGTLLFWIGALIIVIGLVLGFVLKKAGFGVGGHRLKNSGH; encoded by the coding sequence ATGGCTAAAACCGCGCCTGAAACCCATGAGAACGACACACCGATGGTTGAGCATGCCGCTGCCCACGATGAGACCATCGGGCACGGCAACAGCCCCGCTGCCTGGACCTGCGTTTTCGTGATGCTGGCCGGCGCCGCGCTCTCCTCTTTTGCGTACATCCTCGCCAGCACCGAAGGCAACAAGGATTTCGGCACGCTGCTGTTCTGGATCGGCGCCCTGATCATTGTTATTGGGCTCGTGCTCGGCTTCGTACTCAAGAAGGCCGGGTTCGGCGTCGGCGGTCATCGCCTCAAGAACTCCGGGCACTAA
- the trpC gene encoding indole-3-glycerol phosphate synthase TrpC: MTVLDDIIAGVREDLDTRKARLPLEEVRTLAAQAPAPRDAHAALCDGASGLRVIAEVKRKSPSKGDLSAIADPAELASAYERGGAAVVSVLTEERRFGGSLADLDAVRAAVELPILRKDFTVDEYQIWEARAHGADLILLIVAALDDATLASFLRLTEELGMHALVETHTAEEVQRAVAAGARIIGVNVRNLKTLDIDRSVFADLAELIPAGAVAVAESGVRDLADVELFAADGARAVLVGEALVRHDNPEVTVREFSRVRTVASGLTS; the protein is encoded by the coding sequence GTGACCGTTCTCGACGACATCATTGCCGGAGTCCGGGAGGACCTGGACACGCGCAAGGCGCGCCTTCCGCTTGAGGAGGTGCGGACCCTTGCTGCGCAGGCACCCGCCCCCCGCGATGCCCACGCTGCACTGTGTGACGGCGCTTCGGGCCTCCGCGTCATCGCGGAGGTGAAGCGGAAAAGCCCCTCGAAGGGGGACCTGTCCGCAATCGCAGACCCGGCCGAGCTCGCCTCCGCCTACGAGCGCGGGGGCGCAGCAGTCGTCAGCGTCCTGACTGAAGAACGCCGGTTCGGCGGGTCGCTCGCCGATCTCGATGCTGTCCGCGCCGCCGTCGAACTGCCGATCCTCCGCAAGGACTTCACGGTCGACGAGTACCAGATCTGGGAAGCGCGCGCCCACGGCGCCGACCTGATCCTCCTGATCGTGGCCGCGCTCGACGACGCCACCCTCGCATCATTCCTTCGGCTCACGGAGGAACTCGGCATGCACGCGCTCGTGGAGACACACACCGCCGAGGAAGTGCAACGGGCTGTCGCGGCCGGCGCCAGGATCATCGGCGTGAACGTACGAAACCTCAAGACACTGGATATCGACAGGTCGGTGTTTGCAGACCTGGCAGAGCTCATTCCCGCCGGTGCGGTGGCGGTCGCCGAGTCCGGCGTTCGCGACCTCGCCGACGTCGAGCTCTTTGCCGCCGACGGCGCCCGGGCGGTGCTTGTCGGCGAGGCGCTGGTGCGCCACGACAACCCTGAAGTGACTGTGCGCGAATTTTCCCGTGTGCGCACTGTCGCATCGGGTTTGACCTCCTGA